A window of Juglans regia cultivar Chandler chromosome 7, Walnut 2.0, whole genome shotgun sequence contains these coding sequences:
- the LOC108979761 gene encoding chitinase-like protein 2: MSCTFTFYAFQQLSISYKYLSIAALQSAPQVILFAVTFKMEAKWSVVLTMALMLVLVSGDESSAVKPVVKTVKGQKVCQKGWECKKFSTHCCNETISDYFQTYQFENLFEKRNTPVAHAVGFWDYRSFITAAADYQPDGFGTTGGKQTGMKEVAAFLGHVGSKTSCGYGVATGGPLAWGLCYNKELSPDSSYCDEYYKLTYPCTPGAAYYGRGAIPIYWNYNYGKTGEALKVDLLNHPEYIEQNATLAFKAAIWRWMTPTKQHQPSAHDVFVGNWKPTKNDTLNKRVPGFGTTMNVLYGDSVCGQGDSDSMNNIISHYQYYLDLMGVGREEAGPHEVLSCGEQVAFNPSYSSSSS, from the exons ATGAGTTGCACGTTCACTTTCTATGCCTTCCAACAACTTTCTATCAGTTATAAATATCTCTCGATCGCAGCCCTTCAATCAGCACCACAAGTCATTCTCTTTGCTGTTACATTCAAAATGGAGGCCAAATGGTCTGTGGTCTTGACAATGGCGTTGATGTTAGTGCTCGTCAGTGGCGATGAGTCTTCTGCTGTAAAGCCGGTGGTGAAGACAGTGAAGGGCCAAAAGGTTTGCCAGAAAGGGTGGGAGTGCAAAAAGTTCTCTACTCACTGTTGTAACGAGACCATTTCTGACTACTTCCAGACGTACCAGTTTGAGAACCTCTTCGAAAAGCGTAATACCCCTGTGGCTCATGCAGTCGGCTTCTGGGACTACCGTTCTTTTATCACTGCTGCTGCCGATTACCAGCCTGATGGATTTGGCACCACCGGCGGGAAGCAAACCGGGATGAAGGAAGTTGCAGCTTTTCTAGGCCATGTTGGCAGCAAAACCTCCT GTGGATACGGGGTGGCAACAGGGGGACCTTTGGCCTGGGGTTTATGCTACAACAAGGAACTGAGCCCCGACTCTTCCTACTGTGATGAGTACTACAAACTCACTTATCCATGCACTCCTGGAGCTGCTTACTATGGCCGTGGTGCCATTCCTATCTATTG GAACTACAACTATGGAAAAACAGGGGAAGCCCTGAAGGTGGATTTACTGAACCATCCAGAATACATAGAACAGAATGCTACCTTGGCCTTCAAGGCAGCAATTTGGAGGTGGATGACCCCAACCAAGCAGCATCAACCTTCAGCCCACGATGTCTTTGTTGGCAACTGGAAACCCACCAAGAATGACACTTTGAACAAGCGTGTTCCTGGTTTCGGCACCACCATGAATGTGCTCTACGGAGATTCTGTCTGCGGCCAGGGTGACAGTGATTCCATGAACAACATTATCTCCCATTACCAATACTACCTTGATCTTATGGGTGTTGGCCGAGAAGAAGCAGGGCCTCATGAAGTGCTCAGCTGCGGTGAGCAGGTGGCTTTCAACCCTTCCtattcctcttcctcttcttga
- the LOC108979759 gene encoding pentatricopeptide repeat-containing protein At5g42450, mitochondrial has product MKPIIHRSLVSQPIWRISLRLASSHVVEIQKHHAHTRKLGTSGVQPAHTVAIPESISFPVALQLFDEMSDLGVISATHIIGHFARQHRHEEAIYLFSKMLVSNITPNEFTFGTVTHSSTLLGNLNIGKQVHACAMKIGLHSNVYVGSALLDFYAKLSTTEEAQRAFEDTFEPNVVSYTTLISSYLKKERIEDAFSVFQEMPERNIVSWNAMIGGCSQTGHNEEAVNLFVEMLRNGLLPDQSTFPCAISAAANIAALGMGKSFHACAIKCLGKLNVFVGNSLISFYAKCGTMEDSLLVFHKVSERNIVSWNAVICGYAQNGGGEEAIKFFERMGLVGCRPNSVTLLGILWACNHAGLVDEGYSYFNKAIVEDPSMLKPEHYACIVDLLSRSGHFRQAEEFLWDLPFDPGIGFWKALLGGCQIHSNVELGQFAAQKILTLYPEDVSSYVMLSNAHSAAGRWSCVSTIRREMKEKGMKRIPGSSWIEIRSKVHVFITGDRNHHQKDEIYMALRFCIEHLRDLIEYSNFLEDS; this is encoded by the coding sequence ATGAAACCCATAATTCACAGATCCTTGGTCTCCCAGCCCATATGGAGGATAAGCCTGAGGTTAGCTTCTAGTCATGTGGTTGAAATTCAGAAACATCATGCACATACCCGTAAACTAGGAACCTCAGGAGTCCAACCTGCCCATACGGTAGCTATACCTGaatcaatatcattcccagtTGCTCTTCAGCTGTTCGATGAAATGTCTGACTTGGGTGTAATATCTGCCACGCACATCATTGGCCACTTTGCTCGACAGCACCGCCATGAAGAGGCCATCTATCTCTTCTCAAAAATGCTTGTATCAAATATTACACCCAATGAGTTCACGTTTGGCACCGTAACTCACTCATCAACTCTGCTAGGAAACCTTAATATCGGGAAGCAAGTTCATGCTTGTGCAATGAAGATTGGCCTTCACTCAAATGTCTATGTCGGTAGTGcacttttagatttttatgcCAAGTTGAGTACCACCGAGGAAGCTCAAAGAGCTTTTGAAGATACCTTTGAGCCAAATGTGGTATCTTACACGACTTTGATCAGCAGCTACCTGAAAAAAGAGAGGATTGAAGATGCTTTCTCAGTTTTTCAAGAGATGCCTGAGAGAAACATTGTTTCATGGAATGCGATGATTGGAGGGTGTAGCCAAACAGGCCACAATGAAGAGGCTGTGAATCTTTTCGTTGAGATGCTTAGAAATGGATTGTTGCCAGATCAGTCGACTTTTCCTTGTGCTATCAGTGCAGCAGCCAATATTGCTGCGCTTGGAATGGGAAAAAGCTTTCATGCTTGTGCTATTAAGTGTTTGGGTAAGCTTAATGTGTTTGTTGGCAATTCGTTGATTAGCTTTTATGCTAAATGTGGAACCATGGAAGACAGTCTCTTGGTTTTCCATAAAGTTTCTGAAAGAaatattgtttcttggaatgcCGTGATATGCGGTTATGCACAAAATGGTGGAGGGGAGGAAGCCATAAAATTCTTTGAAAGGATGGGGCTCGTAGGTTGTAGGCCTAATAGTGTTACACTTCTTGGCATCTTATGGGCTTGCAATCATGCCGGCCTTGTTGATGAGGGTTATTCATATTTCAATAAAGCAATAGTTGAAGATCCTAGCATGCTAAAGCCTGAGCACTATGCATGTATTGTTGACTTACTCTCCCGTTCAGGGCACTTTAGACAAGCTGAGGAGTTTCTTTGGGATTTGCCCTTTGATCCGGGAATTGGGTTTTGGAAAGCATTGCTTGGAGGCTGTCAGATTCACTCGAATGTGGAATTGGGGCAGTTTGCAGCACAAAAAATATTGACTTTGTATCCTGAAGATGTGTCATCATATGTAATGCTGTCAAACGCACATTCTGCAGCCGGTAGATGGTCTTGTGTTTCAACAATAAGAAGGGAGATGAAAGAGAAAGGTATGAAGAGGATTCCAGGTAGCAGTTGGATTGAAATCAGAAGCAAGGTCCATGTCTTTATAACCGGAGACAGGAATCATCATCAAAAGGATGAAATTTATATGGCCTTGAGGTTTTGTATTGAGCATTTGAGGGATCTTATCGAATATTCCAATTTTCTTGAAGATTCTTGA